Proteins encoded in a region of the Haloglomus salinum genome:
- a CDS encoding NAD+ synthase, with translation MTESTALLEGTNVDLLLSEAELETRREHIASFIEGVVEDAGAEGAVLGLSGGIDSTLTAFLAVEALGEDGLHGLVLPSDVNTEANMSDAERVAELLDIGYDVIDIEPIVASFVDAAPAHAADDRMALGNVRVRTRAVLNYFVANAESRIVLGTGNRSEAMTGYFTKYGDQAVDCNPIGNLYKCQVRQLARHVGVPDEFVEKAPSAEMWEGQTDEEEMGLGYDTLDAILALHVDGPFSKSATMRTLDVPEPAIDRVTELVAGSEHKRRMPPAPEPP, from the coding sequence ATGACAGAATCTACGGCGCTTCTGGAGGGGACGAACGTCGACCTGCTGCTCTCGGAGGCGGAGCTGGAGACCCGACGCGAGCACATCGCGTCGTTCATCGAGGGGGTCGTCGAGGACGCTGGCGCCGAGGGTGCGGTACTCGGTCTGTCGGGCGGTATCGACTCGACGCTGACGGCCTTTCTCGCCGTCGAGGCACTCGGCGAGGACGGCCTCCACGGGCTCGTGCTACCGAGCGACGTGAACACGGAGGCGAACATGAGCGACGCCGAGCGAGTCGCCGAACTGCTCGACATCGGGTACGACGTCATCGACATCGAGCCAATCGTGGCGTCGTTCGTCGACGCCGCGCCCGCCCACGCCGCCGACGACCGGATGGCACTGGGCAACGTCCGGGTGCGGACGCGCGCGGTGCTCAACTACTTCGTCGCCAACGCCGAGAGTCGCATCGTCCTCGGGACGGGCAACCGCTCGGAGGCGATGACGGGCTACTTCACGAAGTACGGCGACCAGGCGGTCGACTGCAACCCCATCGGCAACCTCTACAAGTGCCAGGTCCGCCAGCTGGCGCGCCACGTCGGTGTCCCCGACGAGTTCGTCGAGAAGGCCCCCAGCGCCGAGATGTGGGAGGGGCAGACCGACGAGGAGGAGATGGGCCTGGGCTACGATACGCTGGACGCCATCCTCGCGCTCCACGTCGACGGTCCGTTCTCGAAGTCCGCGACGATGCGGACGCTCGACGTGCCCGAGCCGGCCATCGACCGCGTGACCGAGCTGGTGGCTGGCAGCGAGCACAAGCGCCGGATGCCCCCGGCGCCCGAGCCGCCGTGA
- a CDS encoding cytidylyltransferase domain-containing protein — MSERVVAVVQARMGSTRLPGKVLLPLAGEHVLTHDVRRLQATETVETVVVATSTAGRDDIVARYAERAGAAVHRGPEDDVLGRLHAAAREADADVVVRATGDDPLVAPSVVDACVERVHAGADYAANTIDRTFPQGLVVEAFSMDSFDRVEAASDDPHQREHVTQYYLEHPGRFDRENVAWEEVYDRPLPCDRRDVRLALDEPDDYELLRGVYEGVEPDERGILPVRDAIEYALAEGLTEWNSHVGQTKVQGDE; from the coding sequence ATGAGCGAACGCGTCGTCGCCGTCGTGCAGGCCCGGATGGGGTCGACCCGACTGCCGGGGAAGGTGCTGCTCCCGCTCGCGGGCGAGCACGTCCTGACCCACGACGTACGGCGGCTGCAGGCGACGGAGACGGTCGAGACGGTGGTCGTCGCGACCTCCACTGCGGGCCGGGACGACATCGTCGCGCGCTACGCCGAGCGCGCAGGGGCGGCGGTCCACCGCGGCCCCGAGGACGACGTGCTCGGGCGGCTGCACGCTGCCGCCCGCGAGGCCGACGCCGACGTGGTGGTCCGGGCGACGGGCGACGACCCCCTCGTGGCGCCGTCCGTCGTCGACGCCTGTGTCGAACGGGTCCACGCGGGCGCCGACTACGCCGCCAACACCATCGACCGGACGTTCCCGCAGGGACTGGTGGTGGAGGCGTTCTCGATGGACTCGTTCGACCGTGTCGAGGCGGCTTCCGACGACCCCCACCAGCGCGAGCACGTCACACAGTACTACCTGGAACACCCCGGCCGGTTCGACCGCGAGAACGTCGCGTGGGAGGAGGTGTACGACCGGCCGCTTCCCTGTGACCGCCGCGACGTGCGACTGGCGCTGGACGAGCCGGACGACTACGAACTCCTGCGCGGGGTCTACGAGGGCGTCGAGCCGGACGAGCGCGGCATCCTCCCGGTCCGGGACGCCATCGAGTACGCGCTCGCCGAGGGGCTCACGGAGTGGAACAGCCACGTGGGACAGACGAAGGTGCAGGGCGACGAGTAG
- a CDS encoding DICT sensory domain-containing protein: MDSSVDEPLPEALSEFIDEVPETDTSLVVLNRTGPEPLVSLLQEAFDTQDVTVAERQVPEGTTDVVLLLREGEIVATTPMERLQNTFLLINADRYRTGAHGLDDAEIPEVLTGLDEVEFEVRGFPESNKEKLLLVLISRFIEGRALQAGEGRFDVSFQRFSRLDDEYGTRKVYRWLGESAVDVHVYGVRDQPVPDSLDVTVHAGTHDEYRHSWFVVFRPPDGEDGHIALVALETGANVWRAMWTYDPGRVERIGRYVT; encoded by the coding sequence ATGGATTCGTCGGTGGATGAGCCGCTCCCCGAGGCACTCTCGGAGTTCATCGACGAGGTTCCCGAGACCGATACGTCTCTGGTGGTGCTGAACCGGACCGGACCGGAGCCGCTCGTCTCCCTCCTCCAGGAGGCCTTCGATACGCAGGACGTGACGGTCGCCGAGCGACAGGTCCCCGAGGGCACGACGGACGTGGTGCTGTTGCTCCGGGAGGGCGAGATCGTCGCGACCACGCCGATGGAGCGCCTGCAGAACACGTTCCTGCTCATCAACGCCGACCGGTACCGGACCGGCGCACACGGGCTCGACGACGCCGAGATCCCCGAGGTACTGACCGGGCTCGACGAGGTCGAGTTCGAGGTCCGCGGGTTCCCCGAATCGAACAAGGAGAAGCTCTTGCTGGTGCTCATCTCCCGGTTCATCGAGGGGCGGGCGCTCCAGGCCGGCGAGGGCCGGTTCGACGTCTCCTTCCAGCGGTTCTCCCGACTCGACGACGAGTACGGCACCCGGAAGGTGTACCGCTGGCTCGGCGAGTCGGCCGTCGACGTCCACGTCTACGGTGTCCGGGACCAGCCGGTTCCCGACTCACTCGACGTGACGGTCCACGCGGGGACACACGACGAGTACCGCCACTCCTGGTTCGTGGTATTCCGTCCACCTGACGGCGAGGACGGCCACATCGCCCTCGTCGCGCTGGAGACCGGCGCCAACGTCTGGCGGGCGATGTGGACGTACGACCCCGGCCGCGTGGAGCGGATCGGTCGGTACGTCACGTAG
- a CDS encoding sulfite exporter TauE/SafE family protein, translated as MTASPFAGFVPDAGAGGLEVAAFLLLGALGSVHCLGMCGPLVSTYAEGIQSRGHDATEWPAIRQHLLFNAGRTVSYAALGVLFGALGSVLVDAGGLLSAARLVRGVVGIAVGLLVLALGVGYLAADSGGGRLVGALGRPFRVGGAALSGVVTWLQARAERWTRGPRIVGLGAAHGLLPCPLLYPAFLYALATASPVRGGVALAALGAGTVPTLFATGLAVGSLGPETKRRLHRVLGAAFVLLAVLPLRMGLRSLGVRPLALLGVA; from the coding sequence ATGACAGCCAGTCCTTTCGCCGGATTCGTCCCGGACGCCGGAGCCGGTGGTCTCGAGGTCGCCGCCTTCTTGCTGCTCGGCGCGCTCGGCAGCGTCCACTGCCTGGGGATGTGTGGACCGCTCGTCTCGACGTACGCCGAGGGCATCCAGTCGCGCGGGCACGACGCCACCGAGTGGCCCGCCATCCGCCAGCACCTGCTGTTCAACGCCGGCCGGACCGTCTCGTACGCCGCCCTCGGCGTCCTGTTCGGTGCCCTCGGTTCCGTCCTCGTCGACGCGGGCGGCCTGCTCTCGGCCGCGCGGCTCGTCCGTGGCGTCGTCGGCATCGCCGTCGGGCTGCTCGTCCTCGCGCTCGGGGTCGGCTACCTCGCCGCCGACAGCGGCGGTGGCCGCCTCGTGGGTGCGCTCGGCCGACCGTTCCGTGTCGGCGGAGCGGCTCTCTCTGGCGTTGTGACGTGGCTCCAGGCCCGCGCGGAGCGGTGGACCCGCGGCCCCCGCATCGTCGGTCTCGGTGCCGCGCACGGCCTGCTGCCGTGTCCGCTGCTCTACCCGGCGTTCCTCTACGCGCTGGCGACGGCCTCGCCCGTCCGCGGCGGCGTCGCGCTCGCGGCGCTCGGGGCCGGCACCGTCCCGACGCTGTTCGCGACGGGACTCGCGGTCGGGTCGCTCGGGCCGGAGACGAAGCGGCGGCTCCACCGCGTCCTCGGCGCGGCGTTCGTCCTGCTCGCGGTCCTCCCACTCCGGATGGGGCTGCGGAGTCTCGGTGTCCGACCGCTCGCGCTGCTGGGGGTCGCGTAG
- a CDS encoding halocyanin domain-containing protein, with protein sequence MSNGTSGRRSISRRAVLRGAVGATATATGASALAGPAAAQSQPSFGGWLSDVQNYNGVIDRTGRDEVTVRVGVDNGGQPYGFGPAAIQIDPGTTVVWEWTGRGNQHNVVDLDGAFESELAAEAGFTFEQTFEDEGVTKYYCQPHRALGMKGVVVTGDVELGGGGQPFEPPGGAFGLTFMGVLLGLSGLAGAAILGADGYRSYGAWKEKVTDVEGPAVESAPAEDSAERTIGHDAFDPTGTAALLIGYFIILVVLWILMYFVEFLGGGPTIIG encoded by the coding sequence ATGTCGAACGGAACCTCCGGACGGCGGAGCATCAGTCGGCGGGCGGTTCTTCGGGGCGCTGTCGGCGCTACAGCCACGGCCACGGGCGCGTCGGCGCTCGCGGGCCCGGCCGCGGCCCAGTCCCAGCCCTCGTTCGGTGGCTGGCTCTCCGACGTCCAGAACTACAACGGCGTCATCGACCGGACCGGCCGCGACGAGGTGACCGTCCGGGTCGGTGTCGACAACGGCGGGCAGCCGTACGGGTTCGGGCCCGCGGCGATCCAGATAGACCCCGGGACGACCGTCGTCTGGGAGTGGACCGGGCGTGGGAACCAGCACAACGTCGTCGACCTCGACGGTGCGTTCGAGTCCGAACTCGCGGCCGAGGCGGGGTTCACCTTCGAGCAGACGTTCGAGGACGAAGGGGTGACGAAGTACTACTGCCAGCCCCACCGTGCGCTCGGGATGAAGGGCGTCGTCGTGACCGGCGATGTCGAGCTGGGCGGGGGCGGCCAGCCGTTCGAGCCCCCGGGCGGCGCCTTCGGCCTGACCTTCATGGGCGTCCTCCTCGGCCTGAGCGGCCTCGCCGGGGCGGCCATCCTCGGCGCCGACGGCTACCGCTCGTACGGCGCCTGGAAGGAGAAGGTGACCGACGTCGAGGGGCCGGCCGTGGAGTCCGCACCCGCGGAGGACAGCGCCGAGCGGACCATCGGCCACGACGCGTTCGACCCGACCGGGACCGCGGCCCTGCTCATCGGGTACTTCATCATCCTGGTCGTGCTGTGGATACTGATGTACTTCGTCGAGTTCCTCGGCGGCGGACCGACCATTATCGGGTGA
- a CDS encoding cupin domain-containing protein gives MADTDPGDGTTVSLADAFDRIDDHWAPRLAAECNGQHVKLAKLRGAFEWHHHADADELFLVVAGALDIERRDAPDVHLDADELHVVPAGVEHRPVVPGETGVGPDGDEAHVLLFEPAGTLNTGEHESERTREVTEL, from the coding sequence ATGGCCGACACCGACCCCGGCGATGGTACGACCGTCTCGCTCGCCGACGCCTTCGACCGCATCGACGACCACTGGGCGCCGCGGCTCGCCGCCGAGTGCAACGGCCAGCACGTCAAGCTCGCGAAGCTCCGGGGCGCCTTCGAGTGGCACCACCACGCCGACGCCGACGAACTGTTCCTCGTCGTGGCGGGCGCGCTAGACATCGAGCGCCGGGACGCTCCCGACGTACATCTGGACGCCGACGAACTGCACGTCGTCCCCGCGGGCGTCGAGCACCGGCCGGTCGTACCCGGGGAGACGGGCGTCGGTCCGGACGGCGACGAGGCCCACGTCCTCCTGTTCGAGCCGGCGGGGACGCTGAATACGGGCGAGCACGAGAGCGAGCGGACCCGCGAGGTGACGGAGCTGTAG
- a CDS encoding DUF7312 domain-containing protein, whose translation MDETDDSRDGPTDESGHREYAAEPREPEEDPRYDDETVASTVRDVEGIEYEEGGNVAGASPGADLGPVEPEAPTLEGALFVLLGAALTLVVLAQLVGF comes from the coding sequence ATGGACGAGACGGACGATTCGCGCGACGGACCCACCGACGAGTCCGGACACAGGGAGTACGCCGCCGAGCCTCGCGAGCCGGAGGAGGACCCCCGCTACGACGACGAGACGGTGGCGTCGACCGTGCGTGATGTCGAGGGCATCGAGTACGAGGAGGGCGGGAACGTGGCCGGCGCGTCGCCGGGCGCGGACCTCGGGCCGGTGGAGCCGGAGGCACCGACGCTGGAGGGCGCGCTGTTCGTGCTGCTGGGCGCCGCCCTCACGCTCGTCGTGCTCGCACAACTGGTCGGCTTCTGA
- a CDS encoding NfeD family protein gives MLDALAVVPLQAGLELFGLPLSLILLLAGAGLVVLEALAPGANFIVIGVALLAAGLVGTLLGSALGPLTPLLLAAVVLVSGAGALYAYRNLGIYGEADGGRTSDSGSLRGKTARVTERVTRDGGEVKLSEGGGFNPYFQARSVDGAIEEGEEVLVVDPGGGNVLTVESVSGLGGEDPIDRELARERARRAAEAGDDREDEDEEPETA, from the coding sequence ATGCTCGACGCCCTCGCGGTCGTCCCCCTCCAGGCAGGGCTCGAACTCTTCGGCCTGCCTCTCTCGCTGATACTGCTACTGGCGGGTGCCGGACTCGTCGTGCTGGAGGCACTGGCTCCCGGGGCGAACTTCATCGTCATCGGCGTGGCACTGCTGGCAGCCGGGCTTGTCGGGACGCTGCTGGGCAGCGCGCTCGGCCCGCTCACCCCGCTCCTGCTCGCGGCGGTCGTCCTCGTCTCCGGCGCCGGCGCGCTGTACGCCTATCGCAACCTCGGCATCTACGGGGAGGCCGACGGGGGGCGCACCTCGGATTCGGGGTCGCTCCGTGGCAAGACCGCCCGCGTCACCGAGCGGGTCACCCGCGACGGCGGCGAGGTGAAGCTCTCCGAGGGCGGCGGCTTCAACCCGTACTTCCAGGCCCGCTCGGTCGACGGCGCCATCGAGGAGGGCGAAGAGGTACTCGTCGTCGACCCCGGCGGCGGGAACGTCCTCACCGTCGAGTCCGTCTCCGGGCTCGGTGGCGAGGACCCCATCGACCGCGAACTGGCGCGCGAGCGGGCACGACGGGCAGCCGAGGCCGGCGACGACCGCGAGGACGAGGACGAGGAGCCCGAAACCGCCTGA
- a CDS encoding heavy metal translocating P-type ATPase — protein sequence MSDPPTPPGDVDGTDGCDLCDLPTPDPSVTDDDVPGAYCCQGCLAVARTLDDPVATDADAAREAVRGSDDRPVPDDAETAFVRVDGMHCTSCEAFLESRAESTPGVHRAEASYASELVRVAYAPDELGGEGDGAGTGADERAAALLDAPGYRARPADQGPADDHESLGRLLVGGFLGMMVMAWYVLFLYPTYLGLPSESLLLDVNGGAGGYLLWNVWAFATIVLGYTGAPILRGALVSLRAARPNMDLLVATAAVTAYLYSTAVLLTGGVDVYFDVSVVVLVAVTIGGYYERRIRRRAADRLTDLTTERVETARRVVGDGAAGSDAATETVPVDEVSAGDRLVVEPGERLPTDGTVVRGRAGVDESLVTGEAAPRRVEPGAEVLGGALVTDGTLRVESDGTSTVDRLAHHLWDVQAATPGAQRVADRVAAVFVPLVVVVAVLAFAATLLTGGTPTGALLTGLAVLVVSCPCAMGLATPLAVAAGVRDALERGVVVTDPSVFETAVAADTVVLDKTGTLTEADPSLVDHAGDREALARAAAVETRADHPIAGAVVEAADAPHEASDFRTHPGHGVSAVVEGERVYVGDAGLFDGLDGQWAIPEDCRECYASGDERGIPAYVGWDGAVRGALVAAERPRDGWREAVATLGDGRRLVVLTGDDRAAAEPFASHPAVDEVFAGVPPEGKAETVERLRGEGTVVMVGDGSNDAPALAAADLGVALRSGTALAADAADAVVTDGGLDRVATVFDLTAGTRRRVRENLGWALCYNAVAVPAAALGLLSPLLAAVAMATSSLLVVVNSTRSVLGDGESGEAGRHGGDHVSDPDSEEPSTPTRTPAGGD from the coding sequence ATGAGCGACCCGCCGACCCCGCCGGGCGATGTCGATGGCACCGATGGCTGTGACCTCTGTGACCTGCCGACACCGGACCCGTCCGTGACGGACGACGACGTTCCCGGAGCGTACTGCTGTCAGGGGTGTCTCGCCGTCGCGCGGACGCTCGACGACCCGGTCGCGACGGACGCGGACGCTGCTCGCGAGGCCGTCCGGGGCTCCGATGACCGCCCCGTCCCGGACGACGCCGAGACGGCGTTCGTCCGGGTGGACGGGATGCACTGCACCAGTTGCGAGGCGTTCCTCGAGTCACGCGCCGAGTCCACGCCCGGCGTCCACCGTGCCGAGGCCAGCTACGCCTCGGAACTCGTCCGGGTCGCGTACGCCCCCGACGAACTCGGCGGGGAGGGTGATGGCGCCGGAACCGGTGCCGACGAACGGGCGGCTGCGCTGCTCGACGCGCCGGGCTACCGGGCCCGGCCCGCCGACCAGGGCCCGGCCGATGACCACGAGTCGCTGGGGCGACTCCTCGTCGGTGGCTTCCTCGGCATGATGGTGATGGCCTGGTACGTCCTGTTCCTCTACCCGACCTATCTGGGGCTCCCCTCCGAATCGCTGCTGCTGGACGTCAACGGTGGGGCGGGCGGGTACCTGCTGTGGAACGTCTGGGCGTTCGCGACCATCGTGCTGGGGTACACCGGCGCGCCGATTCTCCGCGGTGCGCTCGTGAGTCTGCGTGCGGCCCGGCCGAACATGGACCTGCTCGTCGCGACGGCGGCCGTCACCGCCTATCTGTACAGTACAGCCGTCCTCCTGACCGGCGGCGTCGACGTCTACTTCGACGTGAGCGTGGTCGTGCTGGTCGCGGTGACCATCGGCGGCTACTACGAGCGGCGCATCCGCCGGCGCGCAGCCGACCGCCTCACCGACCTGACGACCGAGCGCGTCGAGACCGCGCGGCGGGTGGTGGGTGACGGGGCGGCTGGCTCTGACGCAGCAACCGAGACGGTTCCGGTCGACGAGGTGTCGGCGGGTGACCGCCTCGTCGTGGAGCCGGGCGAGCGCCTGCCGACGGACGGGACGGTCGTGCGCGGTCGTGCGGGCGTGGACGAGTCGCTCGTGACCGGCGAGGCGGCGCCCCGTCGGGTCGAACCGGGTGCCGAGGTGCTGGGCGGCGCGCTCGTCACGGACGGCACCCTGCGCGTCGAGAGCGACGGGACCAGCACGGTCGACCGCCTGGCCCACCACCTCTGGGACGTGCAGGCCGCCACGCCGGGCGCCCAGCGAGTCGCCGACAGAGTGGCGGCCGTGTTCGTCCCGCTGGTCGTCGTGGTGGCGGTGCTGGCGTTCGCCGCGACGCTCCTGACTGGCGGCACGCCGACGGGGGCGCTGCTGACGGGCCTGGCCGTGCTGGTCGTCTCCTGCCCGTGTGCGATGGGGCTGGCGACCCCGCTCGCCGTCGCGGCCGGCGTCCGGGACGCGCTCGAACGCGGCGTCGTGGTGACGGACCCGTCCGTGTTCGAGACGGCCGTCGCCGCCGACACCGTGGTGCTGGACAAGACGGGGACGCTCACCGAGGCCGACCCCTCGCTGGTCGACCACGCCGGCGACCGCGAGGCGCTGGCGCGGGCGGCCGCGGTCGAGACGCGGGCCGACCACCCCATCGCGGGCGCCGTGGTCGAGGCGGCCGACGCACCCCACGAAGCCAGCGACTTCCGCACGCACCCCGGCCACGGCGTCAGCGCGGTCGTCGAGGGCGAGCGGGTCTACGTCGGCGATGCCGGCCTGTTCGACGGCCTCGACGGCCAGTGGGCGATACCCGAGGACTGTCGGGAGTGCTACGCGTCGGGCGACGAGCGCGGTATCCCGGCGTACGTCGGCTGGGACGGCGCGGTCCGGGGGGCACTCGTCGCCGCGGAGCGCCCGCGCGACGGATGGCGGGAGGCGGTCGCGACCCTCGGTGACGGCCGGCGGCTCGTCGTTCTCACGGGCGACGACCGCGCTGCCGCCGAGCCGTTCGCCTCGCACCCGGCCGTCGACGAGGTGTTCGCGGGCGTCCCGCCGGAGGGGAAGGCCGAGACGGTCGAGCGCCTCCGGGGGGAGGGGACGGTCGTGATGGTTGGCGACGGGAGCAACGACGCGCCCGCACTGGCGGCGGCGGACCTCGGGGTCGCGCTCCGCTCCGGGACGGCGCTCGCGGCCGACGCCGCCGACGCCGTCGTCACGGATGGCGGCCTCGACCGGGTGGCGACGGTGTTCGACCTGACGGCGGGGACCCGGCGCCGGGTCCGCGAGAACCTGGGCTGGGCACTGTGCTACAACGCCGTCGCGGTGCCGGCGGCAGCGCTGGGGCTGCTGTCGCCGCTGCTGGCGGCCGTCGCGATGGCGACCAGCAGCCTCCTCGTGGTGGTCAACTCGACGCGGTCGGTTCTCGGCGACGGGGAGAGCGGCGAGGCGGGCCGGCACGGTGGCGACCACGTCAGCGACCCGGACTCCGAGGAACCGTCGACCCCTACGCGAACGCCGGCGGGTGGCGACTGA
- a CDS encoding preprotein translocase subunit SecD, producing MNLSPRENWRVYLLIVLMLVSTVAVFVPLGGADTDGPTNLQYGLELSGGTRVRAPLVGMTAEVDTGGTDTRELAATLSNRLNVSRTDVNIRQVQNGQDTVEVFADANNDNVTQQEFAAALDAAGVEASTDDIRDGVTQETRQTAVSVLSNKINTVGLSGGTVSTTTTPTGETFVLVEVPNANRSQVLDLITSRGRVELVAHFPQQRQNESDNGTRTVYRDVSLLTQEDFSTSNFQAQPADQGQPARVPVALKDEPARNFSNAMQTFGFTDEGISNCGYQPASGEDPDTFPGYCLYTVRDGEVVYGASMSPGLAQTIRSGDFVKDPTFVITANNYSEAQQLAIDLQAGALPTTLDIQGEGTTYFLEASLANEFKLFSLITAIIAVFAVAGMVFLRYREPGVAAPMILTAGAEVFLLLGFASAVGLALDLSHIAGFIAVIGTGVDDLIIIADEILQSGEVNTSRVFESRFRKAFWVIGAAAATTIIAMSPLAVLSLGDLQGFAIVTIVGVLLGVLVTRPAYGDILRNLVLEDV from the coding sequence ATGAATCTCTCACCCCGCGAGAACTGGCGTGTCTACCTGCTCATCGTCCTCATGCTGGTGAGCACGGTCGCGGTGTTCGTCCCGCTGGGCGGTGCCGACACGGACGGCCCGACGAACCTCCAGTACGGCCTCGAACTCTCCGGTGGGACCCGCGTCCGCGCGCCCCTGGTCGGCATGACCGCCGAGGTCGACACCGGCGGCACTGACACCCGTGAGCTCGCGGCCACGCTCTCGAACCGCCTCAACGTCTCCCGGACGGATGTCAACATCCGGCAGGTCCAGAACGGACAGGACACCGTGGAGGTGTTCGCCGACGCCAACAACGACAACGTGACACAACAGGAGTTCGCCGCGGCGCTCGACGCGGCTGGCGTCGAGGCCTCGACCGACGACATCCGCGACGGCGTCACCCAGGAGACCCGACAGACCGCCGTGAGCGTCCTCTCGAACAAGATCAACACCGTCGGGCTCTCGGGCGGGACCGTCTCGACGACGACCACGCCGACCGGCGAGACGTTCGTCCTCGTCGAGGTGCCCAACGCCAACCGCTCGCAGGTGCTCGACCTCATCACCTCGCGTGGCCGCGTCGAACTGGTCGCGCACTTCCCCCAGCAGCGCCAGAACGAGAGCGACAACGGTACCCGGACCGTCTACCGCGACGTGTCGCTGCTGACACAGGAGGACTTCTCGACCAGCAACTTCCAGGCCCAGCCGGCCGACCAGGGTCAGCCGGCCCGCGTCCCGGTCGCGCTGAAGGACGAGCCCGCCCGGAACTTCTCGAACGCGATGCAGACCTTCGGCTTCACCGACGAGGGAATCAGCAACTGTGGCTACCAGCCCGCCTCCGGCGAGGACCCGGACACGTTCCCGGGCTACTGTCTGTACACGGTCCGTGACGGCGAGGTCGTCTACGGCGCCTCGATGAGTCCCGGCCTCGCTCAGACCATCCGGAGCGGCGACTTCGTGAAGGACCCCACCTTCGTCATCACGGCCAACAACTACAGCGAGGCCCAGCAGCTCGCTATCGACCTGCAGGCCGGCGCGCTCCCCACGACGCTCGACATCCAGGGCGAGGGGACGACCTACTTCCTCGAGGCCTCGCTGGCCAACGAGTTCAAACTCTTCTCGCTGATCACCGCCATCATCGCCGTCTTCGCCGTCGCGGGGATGGTGTTCCTGCGCTACCGCGAGCCGGGAGTGGCGGCGCCGATGATACTCACCGCAGGCGCGGAGGTGTTCCTGCTGCTCGGGTTCGCCTCCGCGGTCGGCCTGGCGCTGGACCTGTCTCACATCGCCGGGTTCATCGCCGTCATCGGCACGGGGGTGGACGACCTCATCATCATCGCCGACGAGATTCTCCAGAGCGGTGAGGTCAACACCTCACGCGTCTTCGAGTCACGCTTCCGCAAGGCCTTCTGGGTCATCGGTGCCGCGGCGGCGACCACCATCATCGCCATGTCGCCGCTCGCGGTCCTCTCGCTCGGGGACCTGCAGGGCTTCGCCATCGTCACCATCGTCGGCGTGCTGCTCGGTGTGCTCGTGACCCGGCCCGCCTACGGTGACATCCTCCGCAACCTCGTCCTGGAGGACGTCTGA
- a CDS encoding winged helix-turn-helix transcriptional regulator translates to MIERLTDQVSKEARDLQILQAVIDHHPIGIVRISKETGIPEHKVRYSLRMLENDGLIDPTQQGAVPADDIEGRVAEINAGLDELADRVRALASEADEVEATAEHEA, encoded by the coding sequence ATGATCGAGCGACTCACGGACCAGGTCTCGAAGGAGGCTCGCGACCTGCAGATTCTGCAGGCCGTCATCGACCATCATCCTATCGGCATCGTGCGCATCTCCAAGGAGACCGGTATCCCGGAACACAAGGTTCGCTACTCGCTGCGGATGCTGGAGAACGACGGGCTCATCGATCCGACACAGCAGGGTGCCGTCCCCGCCGACGATATCGAGGGGCGCGTCGCCGAGATCAACGCCGGGCTGGACGAGCTGGCCGACCGCGTCCGTGCGCTCGCCAGCGAGGCCGACGAGGTCGAGGCGACCGCCGAACACGAGGCCTGA
- a CDS encoding cytochrome c oxidase subunit II: MEIHRYEKAWFVAGMVLIVGFIATIAYGAVGPGIAMVDDSGGTVGADPIANGNWNSTDAFREPGVYRTGENSFDVYIVAQRFAFNPGTGEPVRLPTGSEVTFYVASADVMHGFNIAGTNVNVMVAPGQVSEMTARFDEAGTYGIVCHEYCGAGHHDMAGTLEVVPQSEYDYEAANSEQREQLRTLQGGDR, from the coding sequence ATGGAGATACACAGATACGAGAAGGCGTGGTTCGTGGCGGGGATGGTGCTCATCGTTGGATTCATCGCCACCATCGCGTACGGGGCGGTCGGCCCGGGTATCGCGATGGTGGACGACTCGGGTGGCACCGTCGGTGCCGACCCCATCGCGAACGGGAACTGGAACTCGACTGACGCGTTCCGCGAACCCGGCGTCTACCGGACCGGCGAGAACAGCTTCGACGTCTACATCGTCGCCCAGCGGTTCGCGTTCAACCCGGGGACGGGTGAACCGGTTCGACTACCGACGGGGAGCGAGGTGACGTTCTACGTCGCCTCCGCCGACGTCATGCACGGGTTCAACATCGCCGGGACGAACGTGAACGTCATGGTCGCCCCCGGACAGGTTTCGGAGATGACCGCCCGGTTCGACGAGGCCGGGACCTACGGCATCGTCTGTCACGAGTACTGCGGCGCCGGCCACCACGACATGGCCGGCACGCTCGAGGTCGTCCCGCAGTCGGAGTACGATTACGAGGCGGCCAACAGCGAGCAGCGCGAGCAACTGCGGACCCTGCAGGGAGGTGACCGATAA